GTTAGAGAGGCAACTCTTATATTCCAAGCATTCTTTTAATACGCTTGACGGTGGACTTATCAAGTACCTGGTCATCATCCAGGCCACGTTTTTGCGAACCGCCCTTATTCAAAAACATATGGTTATTGAATGCATGGCGATGCACGA
The genomic region above belongs to bacterium and contains:
- the rpmI gene encoding 50S ribosomal protein L35, with translation MPKLKTHKTASKRFKITGNGKLVHRHAFNNHMFLNKGGSQKRGLDDDQVLDKSTVKRIKRMLGI